The proteins below come from a single Capricornis sumatraensis isolate serow.1 chromosome 14, serow.2, whole genome shotgun sequence genomic window:
- the METTL18 gene encoding histidine protein methyltransferase 1 homolog, translated as MTFQFNFTIEDHLEDELTSLGDGALVLHSSQESSVSERQKGTHRDKKCSTEQSDLQDHLWEHKSERNEAPSQDPDSSFGAANSSSNLEPHKEKPCLRVAKEHAMPKDLKKVLENKVTETLPGLQHVNISIMKTTLLKENFPGENIISKSFPSHSDLISGVYEGGLKIWECTFDLLAYLTKTKVKFAGKKVLDLGCGSGLLGIMALKGGAKEIHFQDYNSVVIDEVTLPNVVANSTLEDEENDVNKPDVKRLRRSTVAQELCKCRFFSGEWSEFCKLVLSSEKLFEKYDLILTSETIYNPDYYGPLHQTFLRLLDKNGRVLLASKVHYFGVGGGTHLFQKFVEERNVFEARTLEIIDEGLKRCLIEMTFKYPS; from the coding sequence ATGACTTTTCAATTTAATTTCACTATAGAAGACCATCTGGAAGATGAATTAACATCTCTTGGAGATGGAGCTCTGGTCCTACATTCCTCACAAGAGTCTTCAGTCTCAGAAAGACAAAAAGGTACACACAGAGACAAAAAATGTTCCACAGAACAATCTGACTTGCAGGACCATTTGTGGGAACATAAGTCAGAGAGAAATGAGGCTCCCTCTCAAGACCCAGACAGCTCATTCGGTGCAGCTAACAGTTCAAGTAACTTGGAACCACACAAGGAAAAGCCCTGCTTGAGAGTTGCCAAAGAGCATGCTATGCCTAAAGATTTAAAGAAAGTGTTAGAAAATAAAGTCACAGAAACATTACCAGGTCTCCAACACGTTAACATATCAATAATGAAAACCACCTTGTTGAAAGAGAACTTCCCTGGAGAAAACATCATTTCAAAAAGCTTTCCTTCTCACTCTGACCTGATTTCAGGTGTTTATGAAGGAGGCTTGAAAATCTGGGAGTGTACCTTTGACCTCCTGGCATACTTGACAAAGACCAAAGTGAAATTTGCTGGGAAAAAAGTGTTGGATCTTGGTTGTGGATCAGGGTTGCTGGGTATAATGGCACTCAAGGGAGGTGCCAAAGAAATTCATTTTCAAGATTATAACAGTGTGGTGATTGATGAAGTAACCTTACCTAATGTAGTGGCCAACTCCACTTtggaagatgaagaaaatgatgtAAATAAACCAGATGTGAAAAGACTCAGGAGATCAACAGTAGCACAAGAGCTATGTAAATGCCGCTTCTTTTCAGGGGAGTGGTCTGAGTTTTGTAAGCTTGTACTGAGCAGTGAAAAACTCTTTGAAAAATATGATCTCATTCTTACCTCAGAAACTATTTACAATCCCGATTATTATGGTCCTTTGCACCAGACTTTCCTTAGATTGTTAGATAAAAATGGACGGGTGCTTTTGGCCAGCAAAGTACATTATTTTGGTGTGGGTGGAGGtactcatctctttcagaagtttgtAGAAGAAAGGAATGTATTTGAGGCTAGAACACTTGAAATAATCGATGAAGGACTAAAGAGGTGCCTAATTGAAATGACTTTTAAGTACCCCAGTTAA